From Streptomyces sp. TLI_053, a single genomic window includes:
- a CDS encoding phosphatase PAP2 family protein yields the protein MHLTNSSPIITARDRHLLRHAALAVCCAGLFAALAALVQTGWGPLSRFDHELTGDLHGYAADHTVWTASVQMFSDIGGTITMRSVLGAVALWLWLIGARTLAGWVAAQTLIGWGGQWVLKLSFGRQRPAFSDPVAHASGPAFPSGHAMASAITCAVLVGLLWPRARRAGRSTACTTAALTVLAIGASRVFLGLHWTTDVLAGWLAAGIVLGAVTVIVELSRPGALARDFRRVDWRTRPRVQRVLVSSARPPRDTGPADDPADDLPDAPSVDAPVRASDTPGTAAGPATDPVPDRPDGLLR from the coding sequence ATGCACCTGACCAACAGCTCGCCCATCATCACCGCGCGTGATCGCCACCTGCTCCGGCACGCGGCACTCGCGGTCTGTTGCGCCGGACTGTTCGCCGCCCTCGCGGCCCTGGTGCAGACCGGCTGGGGCCCGCTCTCCCGGTTCGACCACGAGCTCACCGGTGACCTGCACGGCTACGCGGCCGATCACACCGTGTGGACCGCCTCGGTGCAGATGTTCTCCGACATCGGCGGGACGATCACCATGCGCAGCGTCCTCGGCGCCGTCGCGCTCTGGCTCTGGCTGATCGGCGCCCGGACCCTGGCCGGCTGGGTCGCGGCCCAGACCCTGATCGGCTGGGGCGGCCAGTGGGTGCTGAAGCTCTCCTTCGGCCGCCAGCGCCCGGCCTTCTCCGACCCGGTCGCGCACGCCTCCGGTCCCGCGTTCCCCTCCGGACACGCGATGGCCTCCGCGATCACCTGTGCGGTACTGGTCGGCCTGCTCTGGCCCCGGGCCCGCCGCGCCGGCCGGAGCACCGCCTGCACCACCGCGGCGCTGACCGTTCTCGCGATAGGTGCCTCCCGGGTCTTCCTCGGTCTGCACTGGACCACCGATGTCCTGGCCGGCTGGCTCGCCGCCGGAATCGTCCTCGGCGCCGTCACCGTCATCGTGGAGCTCTCCCGCCCGGGCGCCCTGGCCCGCGACTTCCGCCGGGTGGACTGGCGCACCCGCCCCCGCGTCCAGCGGGTCCTCGTCTCCTCCGCCCGACCGCCCCGCGACACCGGCCCCGCGGACGACCCCGCCGACGACCTCCCGGACGCACCCTCGGTCGACGCCCCGGTCCGCGCCTCCGACACCCCCGGCACCGCCGCCGGGCCGGCCACCGACCCCGTCCCCGACCGTCCCGACGGCCTCCTGCGCTGA